The following are from one region of the Eubacterium sp. MSJ-33 genome:
- a CDS encoding cold-shock protein, with protein MTKGTVKWFNGQKGFGFITDENGKDVFVHYSGLNMEGYKNLEENQQVEFDVVDGEKGPQATNVTVIK; from the coding sequence ATGACAAAAGGTACAGTAAAGTGGTTCAACGGTCAGAAGGGTTTTGGTTTCATCACAGATGAGAACGGCAAGGATGTATTCGTACATTACTCTGGTCTTAACATGGAAGGTTACAAGAACCTTGAAGAGAACCAGCAGGTTGAGTTTGATGTTGTTGATGGCGAGAAGGGACCACAGGCTACAAACGTAACTGTTATCAAGTAG
- a CDS encoding DUF5688 family protein, protein MDFKSFCDAVQNSIGEYLLQYEIEQIRLETVCHNNGVEHVGLVILQCGECVSPTIYLEQYHAYMVRQNQSIEQVLSLIATEYQRIRACMEQQETLAVDMDAIREHVFLRLVNYERNREMLEKCPYILFHDMAITFRYLVRKDEAGIASALINYDNLKNAAITVEELYNVARENTLRLFPPFLMRLDQFLESRYPQEQSYPEEPEVYILSNQQFIYGATMMIYKDVVAEFAEQMGKNVYIVPSSVNEVLLCLTNEKREKTLLENTLREVNEFVVSDTDFLSDEVYFYDKELGNIVA, encoded by the coding sequence ATGGATTTTAAATCTTTTTGCGATGCTGTTCAAAACAGCATTGGCGAATATCTACTACAGTATGAAATTGAGCAGATCCGCTTGGAAACCGTATGTCATAACAATGGCGTGGAACATGTAGGCCTGGTTATTCTGCAGTGTGGAGAATGTGTTTCTCCGACCATTTATCTGGAACAGTATCATGCGTATATGGTAAGGCAGAACCAGTCGATAGAGCAGGTGTTATCTCTGATTGCAACAGAATACCAACGCATTCGTGCATGTATGGAACAGCAGGAGACGCTGGCTGTTGACATGGACGCAATACGGGAGCATGTATTTTTACGGCTTGTAAATTATGAACGCAACCGGGAGATGTTAGAGAAGTGTCCATACATACTATTTCATGATATGGCAATTACATTCCGCTATCTGGTACGGAAGGATGAAGCCGGGATTGCATCTGCATTGATTAATTATGATAATCTGAAGAATGCTGCAATCACAGTGGAAGAACTGTATAACGTGGCGAGAGAAAATACGTTACGGTTATTTCCGCCATTTCTGATGCGGTTAGATCAGTTTCTGGAATCACGGTATCCACAGGAACAGTCCTACCCGGAAGAACCAGAGGTCTATATTTTGTCCAACCAGCAGTTTATATACGGGGCCACGATGATGATCTATAAGGATGTGGTCGCGGAGTTTGCAGAACAGATGGGAAAAAATGTGTATATTGTTCCATCCAGCGTCAATGAGGTACTGCTCTGCCTGACAAACGAAAAAAGAGAAAAAACTCTGCTGGAAAATACCTTGCGTGAAGTAAATGAATTTGTCGTTTCAGACACTGATTTTTTGTCAGATGAGGTCTATTTTTATGACAAAGAATTGGGAAATATTGTAGCATAA